From Daphnia magna isolate NIES linkage group LG2, ASM2063170v1.1, whole genome shotgun sequence:
GATACGATTGATAGCAGCGTAAGTAAAGAATTATTGAAGACTCAACGGAATTGACAATGCCGTTTTGGCAATTTTTCAGCTATCTCCTACAACCAGTAAAATGTGTCCGTCTTTATTCTATAATTGGATTTCATTTCAAGCAAAATCAAGTAAAACAAATAAGTAGTctaaaacattaaaaaacctgtcatcttttttttaaaagaatctTTTTAGGTCCATAATGGCAGCTCACGAACATGTACAGCCCACAATAGACCTACCACGCTTAGTTTTACCGGTGACGTCATCTAATTCGACCAACTCCGCTCGAGACGTTTCGGCTAGCTCGGCTGCCCATCATCAACAAATACCGGCGAACTATTCGGCGTCCCTCAACTCCCGCAGCTGGGATAGTCATTCTTTGCAACATCTTCATTTTCAGGAAGAGGCCGTGTGGTATCCCACAGGTAGCCAGGAGATGCGGtcatcaaaatattttaacaaTTTAACATGGTCGTCAGGACCTCTTGATAGCGGTGGAATGGTTCCAACGTCTTTTCCTTTACGAGTAACTCGCCCACGTGACCAGTTGGCCCATCCTTATTTTCGCGGAAGTCAAATTATAACGCCGTCGGAGCATACTTCGATAGGCTGTCTGACACTCAGAGCAGAGGAATCCATCATGGTAAACCAAACCCTACCTCGCAGTCAAACGTGTTTTTAAGAGTACATCAAACTTGATTGTATTCTATGGCCAGCACCCCGAAAACTTTAGACCTATCTCCCTTTCGCAGCGTGAGGAGCCAGTGCAATTGCCATCAGCTCTAACGGTGAACGAAACATCTGAGTTAACGAATTCAACGCAGATCCAACCTGCGAATGCTGCACAGGCAACTGTGACTAGAGGATCTGATGACACTGGCAGGGGAACACTCTCTGAGCCATTAGCTCTCCGACAGCTATCGCAAACGCTTAGGTCATCAAAAGATGAATCTCAAAAGGCACATGAAGTGATAGCACTGCTTCGTAACAATCCCCAATTGATGGCGGCTTGTATTCGGCTACGAGCGGCGCATAATGGCAATAAACCAAATCCTTCTAATATGGCAACAACTCCACAGCAGCAAGTTGgagcaaatcacggaaattttATAACGCAGATTCCTACCTACCAGACCCAACATCAAGCAAGAAAGGAGAACTTTTGTTCAGTAACGCAACAAAATATGATGACCGGAGGTACTGTGACAATTGTGGCACAATCACTACCAGAGATTTCGGATACCGCCAATCCGCCCGCAAGTGAACCGGCATTTAGCGCTGCACTGCAACTTGCTGCTGCTCGGCAACTAATTGTGCAGGCTGCAGCTTCTGCTGCTGCGGCTGGAGCAACAAGCTTTGGCCAGAAACTAAAAGATCAGACTCACAGCCTTGATCATGTGGTAATAAGGTTTTTCGTCTGTTTGACTAATGTTTGACTCAAAAActggaagaaacaaaatatatCTTATTCTTTTTACCTTGTTCTTCAGATGAACGCACACTGCCCGTCCATTTTACGCGGGCAAACGCAGATGAAAGCTGTCTTGCCTCTAGCACCTTCGGCAGGTTCCCTATCGCCGGCTCCACGTATCCCTACATGCTCGATTTGTCTGGACCAATTAGTGTCAACCATAGTATTCCCGTGTCGCCACTTTTTCTGTGAAAATTGTGccccaaaaattaaaacatgtGGTTTTTGCCGAGAGGTAATCGAAGCAAGACATCGAGTATACTtctaaaaacaatttaaaaaatctgacTTTGCTTCTCTGACAAAGAGGCTTCATCTTGTGccacaataaaaaattcataACTGAAGACAATGTTCTTATTTGAATATCATCTATGGTTTTCAATTACTGGTCTCACAAAGAATTGgatttttcaactttttcatGCTGGCATGACAGATAACACTTCCAAACTATTTGCTTCATACAATAAATTCACGTTTACTGTCTATTCGCGTTAATCATACTGACTAGAAATTCAAATTCCTACCCTCTAACAGAAAGTTGTTTACTTCgcaaggttaaaaaaaaactgtatgGATTTTCAAGTTACGGCCATTGTCTTGAATTCTTCATCCACTTCGAAGTGTTCTGGTTTCCAGCGATTCCATATCGTGCTGACTGCTGAGTGCTGAGACACGCCACGAAAacgaaatatgaaaaaaaaaattctttattaattcgttgatttttgttaattttatataCTTAAGTATACTCTTGTTTTATGATAATAATTTTATGTACATTTTGAGTTTTACCTGACAACATCACAAACGTAGTCCTGTCCTGTACCTAGTTTATAAAAGATCGTGTTTTCCTGTACGGGTTCCGGTTCCCTGTTCATCATGCTAGCTGGATGGCATGGCGTGGCATCTGTACATAAAAACTCTGGTAAATATCTCGGGTTTTATTTTACAGTTACAAGGTTTGGTTTGGGTTACAAGTAAAAACGTGTAGAATGGCTGGACAGAgacattttgtttaaatatcTAAATTACCATTGCTCTAGAATGGAACATTATTTTTATGCAATGGTGTTACACTTAATGTATGTACTTAACTATCATTAATAGTTAGTTGTAAGTAGTCAGCTTCTTGGGGACAAGTTTTAgtagaaaaaattgtttaatctGATGCTTTTTACCATTTTTTAGAATGATGTACAGCAATGAAGATGAGGACGAGCTAAAAAATGAGTTAATTTGGATCAACCTTATATTTTATAGGTTGAAGTGAAAACTGGACATTAAATTCATTGAATGAGATGAAAGACAACCATCTGACAACTGATTGAAACCGTTTAAGGTATTAAACAgtgatttttgaaatattattATTGTGTATGAATTGCAGTAGGACCCATAAAATATCAGAACAGTTAACCCGTGCTGTGTATGATCTCGGCAACTGCTAAACTAATTGAATGAATTCCAAGATAAGCATCTTTGTGCATTGGATGCAAGTCATTTCACCTCActcacatttatttttctgatGTAGTTAGTGTCCTGCCTAATGGAAATATTGATGCTTTAatgattttctgtttttgggtGCTACAGGTGGTTTGGAGGCCAAAGCTTACCAGATCAACTATCATTTTAACTGTAGCAAAAATACTATTTAggtaagtaaaattttgattagttTACATGTTGTGATGTATAAAGTAGTTTGCATGAAGAGCTATACTAATGTAGTGTGGAAGGTCTTGGTGAATCACAACATTTTGAAGCATCagttttgacttttttttttcttgagtaTTGTGActttaacaaaaataaattcagTTAAATATACCTATAGATGATTTTGTATTAACTCAATCCTACGATTATATGGCGACCATGCGAAATCAGTTAAACGCGTAGTTGCTAAATGCTAATAAATGAAAGCGGAAAAAGTATGCACTGTGCCGACAATCCAGAAATCACTTAGTTCAGGTTAACAGCTAAAATGTAGGGAACGCTGATCCCAAAAATCGCCGACCTTGAAACTTCGATACAAATGTTTGGATTTGATAACGAGTAGAAATCCCACTAGTGGCATTGCCTTTGATTGGACAAAGCGAATCCGGTCTTGTCAAGAAACAAATGCTATACAGTGCAATTTCAAGTTCTGGGCTACTTCCAATCATGAGTGTTGAGTGGGGTTTGTATACACCTAGAAATTTCATTGGCATTTCTATGAGCCCTACAGCACCCtgagaaagaagaattgtaTATAGTCAACACCTAAataattttatcttttaaatTAATCATTAATACCTTGCCAATAGACATTGTCCTTGTGTAACCAAGATAGTTAATATCTCCCTTAGCTTCTTCAGTCACAAATCGCACCCAAGAATGCAGACCTGAAATGCCATTTTTGAATTCGCCGAGGAAAACATGTTCAAAACCAGATGATCCTTGTTTGCCTGGTGCCCGCTGATAAAGACCGAACCAAATGTTCCTCAGTTGTTCTTTGAAGCGTTCAACATTGGATTCAGCCAGACGCTGGGCAACTAGGAATTTATGAGTTGCTTTAATGACTTCTGTTGCAAATACTGCGTCGAAGAAAGCAGCCTCTTCAGCCTTCTCCTGAGGAGTTACCTGTTACAAGGAGAATATGTGCTTAGTGCAAATCCAAAATAGCTACCATACTATTACCTGTTCGGTTTCATTTACGGATGCTAGATAGTTGTCGAACAGCGACAACATTTTTTCGTACGTCGGTCGAGAAAATACATTCTTCGGTATGCCGTTTTTAAATAATCTTCATTGAGAACGGTTACGTAaagaaacacaattttttattaagatCTTCTCAAAATAATTAGAAATGGGAAGGGACTGACGGTAGTGGCGCTTTGTCGACTCGGTTGCCGGAAGACGTTCTGCTTTGGAGATTGAGTTCCAGTTGATCGTAGGCTCCATTCACATCTAAAGCGTATAAGCGACTACTAATCTCCAACAAGGCATCATCCGTTATGTTAACTAAGGAGGAAAGTTAAAGCAAGTTTTAACGAGATATCACACAAACCATGTAAAAGCGTTACCACTCCGCTGCTGGCCGGATGAAAAGGAGATAATAGCACATACTGTTAATaacgaaataataaaaacaaaatggctcaTTCTGGAATGGATGTGGGTGTTTCCGACGAACGAGATTTAGGTTGCGTACAAGTTGGTAGCTCCACTACGTTCGGCTTTGTGGTTAAACAACGACTAAATCAGAAACAGCAGGGCTACAGATTTGCCTTCTTCCTCCAGCACATCAAGGTTTTAAACAAGCAGTtataactttttctttttgaagcCCAAGGTTATTGTGGGGAGAGCGATTAGAAATTGttgagaagaaagaaaaaataaaaaaatataaatttaaataatttatttcCCACTTCACGCCGCTCCTAACCTTCTCCTGTGGGCCACATGAAAATACTTTTCCCTGGAGGACAGCTCATTTGTATTGATCGCTCATTTAACACAGAAATGACAAGAATGTAAACTAATACTTTTTAAGCATAACCCAAATAAACATAAAGTAACACCGTATAAACGAAAACTTTGGTATGTAGTTTTAATTAGGGATAGTGCCGGAAGGCAAGGAATGCGATTGAAAACTGAATACTATAGCTGTAATCACCAGGGTTTACAGGGATCTGGACAATTCCGAATCCAAGATTCGAACCGACCAGTCGAGACATCCATAAGGCAAGTGTAAGCAGTTAACTGCAGGAGTAAGAGTAGGAATTTCATTAATAACTTAATTTTGTTTGGAAAACCAACAAGACATTACACGAACCTTGTTGAAGATTGGTTTGGTAGCAAGGACATTAAAGAGTCCCGAAAGGGAAGCTGCTTCTCGTCCCATTTTGTCCAAGCAGTGAACAGCTGGTGTCCTTCGATCATCGAAGAACGGTGGCTTGTTCCAGTGATCGTAGTTTGTCTCCACGAGATACCACGTTGAAACCTGACTGACGCTACCTCTGCCCATAAACCAGACGTCCGCTTCATTCCTTCCTCTTGTGATTATAGCACCCTGCATAAAATCTCGCAACAGTCAGGCAATCAAATAAATGTTTGTGAAGAAACTAAGAGCAGCTTAGTTTTAAAATTATCAAACACAATACCTGATCAGTAGTGTTCCCTCCTAGAATAAAGTAAACAGGCGCCAACAGTTTGCTTGTAGTCAGCGTAGTGAGTGCCTGTTGATAACTGTCAGCCTTTTCCATAACGTCTCTCATCAGAAATCCGGCCCAGTTTGCCGAGTGGTCACCTAAAAGCCAACGGATGATGCCTACAAACCCACCTTCCATGCTAAAGCGTTCATCTAAGGTTAGCGTAAAGCGTTGGGGCTTCATGCCAGTTAACACTCCTACGTATCCGGCAAAATTGACAGTTTTGTAGACGGTGTGTCCTTCGCGCTGGAAGTCGAGCTCAACAACTAAAGGTCGAAGAGCTTCTGTGGTTTGCCAGGTGTGATTTTTGACGTCCCAACTACACAatgataaataaattttataaaGGGTCACACAAACTTAACCTAATGTTCACAAGGAAGGTGCTTGCCCTAAAAATAGACCAAAATCCAGGTTTCTGCCATGATAAATTTTCCCATTTGCTCCCTGTGATATCACAGATGTACACAAGGTGAACACTTCATAGAAAATGTTGTATAGGGTGATTTCTCCCAATTCAATTCCAGTGACCTCTGCAATTCCCTCCAGTTCACTAAGGTATGGTTCAGGAAGAGTCTTTGCCATTAATGGGAGATATTTGTCAAGCAAAGGAAAGAGTTTCCCATGAAAGAATGAATCAGTATAAGTTTTTATGTCTTGCAGTAGATGCAAAGCCTAAAGCAAAAGATGTGAATTACTTGGAAATATTACAGCTATTCTTTGGAATAGTAAGAGGTAACTTACACTTTCTTTCTTATCAATCATAAGTTGAGCCCAACGTAGCTTTGGTGGCAAATCAAGATTGATGACATATGTTGGAACTCTGTCACTTTAATACAAACAACAAGATTGAGATGAATACTCTCAGATTCAGAGTAAAACAGATTTGAGAAATGTATACCTGGCAAGTGGTGGGTATTGATTATCTGCACAAGAAACATTTTCCTGCAATAAAATGTGGGATTCAGCAAATTTATAATGAAATATCCCCAACCATAAATACAGACGGCAGTAAATCTAACTTACCGGTATTTTATACAGAAAATGTTcattgtcaaaatcttcattCCAAACTTGTGTAAAAACAGAAGGCATAACGAAAATGAAAGCAAGTAACATGGAATACAATTTGAACATGTGCAGCCAGCCAAATGACTTCATTGTGGCAGAACAAAACTTAAAATCTGCAAGTGATCTCAGTTAATTTTAATGACGATGTCAAAACTCAAAACGGTCAGACAACGTCACTAGTACTGAGTTACTGGTACTGCTACGATGAAGACTATGTTATCATAACATTTTTAACATGGTAACAAAACTACCTCTCAAAAACTGCGCAACGTTGGGCTACGTTGTGAAGTCGCTCAGAACTTGCCGGTCTTACATGTTTACGTTTCATTTCATATGTATTTAAATATCCATCCTACTCCGTTGTTCCTTCCTTGTTCGTCAATTCTCTATATTCCCTAAAACTAAGCAATCCTTGTAATTCAATTAGTTTACATTACTCATAGATCAGAGAAccgtttcttttctgttttcttatCGATACGACCGGAAACATCGTATTTCTATTTAACTGTATCTGAATTTCGGATGCTCTATTATGCCATCCCCTCTTTGCGCCAGCAGGCAAGTGATTAGAATTAGATTTAGCGGATTTACAATATTTTAGTGGTTCCAACGGGTAGGTATTTGGACCGTATCTTCTTGTCTTAAGATTTGGATTCAATG
This genomic window contains:
- the LOC116936747 gene encoding uncharacterized protein LOC116936747 isoform X2, which translates into the protein MRSSKYFNNLTWSSGPLDSGGMVPTSFPLRVTRPRDQLAHPYFRGSQIITPSEHTSIGCLTLRAEESIMREEPVQLPSALTVNETSELTNSTQIQPANAAQATVTRGSDDTGRGTLSEPLALRQLSQTLRSSKDESQKAHEVIALLRNNPQLMAACIRLRAAHNGNKPNPSNMATTPQQQVGANHGNFITQIPTYQTQHQARKENFCSVTQQNMMTGGTVTIVAQSLPEISDTANPPASEPAFSAALQLAAARQLIVQAAASAAAAGATSFGQKLKDQTHSLDHVMNAHCPSILRGQTQMKAVLPLAPSAGSLSPAPRIPTCSICLDQLVSTIVFPCRHFFCENCAPKIKTCGFCREVIEARHRVYF
- the LOC116917926 gene encoding acid ceramidase, with the translated sequence MKSFGWLHMFKLYSMLLAFIFVMPSVFTQVWNEDFDNEHFLYKIPENVSCADNQYPPLASDRVPTYVINLDLPPKLRWAQLMIDKKESALHLLQDIKTYTDSFFHGKLFPLLDKYLPLMAKTLPEPYLSELEGIAEVTGIELGEITLYNIFYEVFTLCTSVISQGANGKIYHGRNLDFGLFLGWDVKNHTWQTTEALRPLVVELDFQREGHTVYKTVNFAGYVGVLTGMKPQRFTLTLDERFSMEGGFVGIIRWLLGDHSANWAGFLMRDVMEKADSYQQALTTLTTSKLLAPVYFILGGNTTDQGAIITRGRNEADVWFMGRGSVSQVSTWYLVETNYDHWNKPPFFDDRRTPAVHCLDKMGREAASLSGLFNVLATKPIFNKLTAYTCLMDVSTGRFESWIRNCPDPCKPW
- the LOC116917931 gene encoding poly(U)-specific endoribonuclease homolog, whose translation is MSHFVFIISLLTVCAIISFSSGQQRSVNITDDALLEISSRLYALDVNGAYDQLELNLQSRTSSGNRVDKAPLPLFKNGIPKNVFSRPTYEKMLSLFDNYLASVNETEQVTPQEKAEEAAFFDAVFATEVIKATHKFLVAQRLAESNVERFKEQLRNIWFGLYQRAPGKQGSSGFEHVFLGEFKNGISGLHSWVRFVTEEAKGDINYLGYTRTMSIGKGAVGLIEMPMKFLGVYKPHSTLMIGSSPELEIALYSICFLTRPDSLCPIKGNATSGISTRYQIQTFVSKFQGRRFLGSAFPTF
- the LOC116936747 gene encoding uncharacterized protein LOC116936747 isoform X1; translation: MRSSKYFNNLTWSSGPLDSGGMVPTSFPLRVTRPRDQLAHPYFRGSQIITPSEHTSIGCLTLRAEESIMHPENFRPISLSQREEPVQLPSALTVNETSELTNSTQIQPANAAQATVTRGSDDTGRGTLSEPLALRQLSQTLRSSKDESQKAHEVIALLRNNPQLMAACIRLRAAHNGNKPNPSNMATTPQQQVGANHGNFITQIPTYQTQHQARKENFCSVTQQNMMTGGTVTIVAQSLPEISDTANPPASEPAFSAALQLAAARQLIVQAAASAAAAGATSFGQKLKDQTHSLDHVMNAHCPSILRGQTQMKAVLPLAPSAGSLSPAPRIPTCSICLDQLVSTIVFPCRHFFCENCAPKIKTCGFCREVIEARHRVYF